A single region of the Amphiprion ocellaris isolate individual 3 ecotype Okinawa chromosome 4, ASM2253959v1, whole genome shotgun sequence genome encodes:
- the hand2 gene encoding heart- and neural crest derivatives-expressed protein 2 produces the protein MSLVSGFPHHPVMHHHDSHHYSLHAAAAGRCHEDTGAPPYFTSWLISHADMSPTEYSLAPGYSPEYHSNSGGGSTGGLDPHHHHHHHHYGPGGLVPGPGTISVNGNTVGMHHHHHHTHPRPVKRRPTANRKERRRTQSINSAFAELRECIPNVPADTKLSKIKTLRLATSYISYLMDILDKDGQHGDTQAFKAELKKTEAREERRKREAVEIPKTTSSSSSSSSSSSSSAGDKKSKGRTGWPQHVWALELKQ, from the exons aTGAGTCTGGTCTCGGGCTTCCCTCACCACCCGGTCATGCACCACCACGACAGCCACCACTACTCCTTACACGCCGCGGCGGCCGGTCGGTGTCACGAGGACACCGGTGCGCCTCCGTACTTCACGAGCTGGCTTATAAGCCACGCGGATATGTCTCCCACCGAGTACAGCCTCGCGCCCGGCTACAGTCCAGAGTACCATAGCAACAGCGGCGGAGGGTCCACCGGCGGCCTGGAcccccaccatcatcaccaccaccaccactacggCCCCGGCGGCCTGGTTCCGGGGCCCGGCACAATCTCGGTAAACGGAAACACGGTCGGTatgcaccaccaccaccaccacacacaccctCGGCCCGTGAAGCGGAGACCCACGGCCAACCGTAAGGAGAGACGGCGGACCCAGAGCATAAACTCGGCCTTTGCGGAGTTGCGGGAGTGTATCCCGAACGTCCCGGCGGACACCAAGCTGTCCAAGATCAAGACGCTGCGGCTGGCCACCAGCTACATCTCCTACCTGATGGACATCCTGGACAAGGACGGACAGCACGGAGACACGCAGGCTTTTAAGGCCGAGCTAAAGAAGACGGAGGCTCGGGAGGAGCGGAGGAAGAGAGAAGCG GTGGAGATCCCGAAGACTacttcatcatcatcctcatcctcgTCGTCGTCCTCCTCGTCAGCGGGCGATAAGAAGAGTAAAGGTCGGACGGGGTGGCCTCAGCATGTCTGGGCTCTGGAACTCAAACAGTAG